A region of Aquarana catesbeiana isolate 2022-GZ linkage group LG08, ASM4218655v1, whole genome shotgun sequence DNA encodes the following proteins:
- the LOC141104792 gene encoding uncharacterized protein isoform X1 — translation MTARMKMEEDLSHMTERILTLTLEIIYLLTGESFALLKSGDHMTITVLPCDSLKPERPNMEKILEVTKKMMELLTGEVPIRCQDVTVYFSMEEWEYLEGHKDLYKDVMMDNQSPLTSPDGSSNGNPPERCPRPLYSRDSTQEGHNYTKHDQGEDLMNMKVEGEVEETYARDDQQYTEEAGMTRTFKEEDTPTEISTGHAMEKPSKDRLTLSPGCKMEDEDITGDCGGEKTMSSTMDGGLHSVDRPWNPSDSEQPRTVRDGAGIQGQKKFSCPQCGKGFNKQLSLTVHQRSHTGEKPYPCPECGICYTRKSELVIHKISHKGQRPFCCRECGKCFSQTSDLTRHLRSHMKEKPYSCPECGKKFSRKSSLTMHQLYHTGAMPYSCPECGKCFPRQFSLNKHQICHTQEKLFSCPECGKSYPRKSELVVHKRSHTGEKPFCCPECGKCFPQTSSLSKHLILHTGVKAYSCPECGKHFSQKSQLKVHQICHTQEKVFSCPECGKCYSRKSELVRHLNAHTGEKPYSCPECGKCFSEKSKLTIHLRSHTGDKPFSCPECGRSFSRKSNLTSHLRSHTGEKPYSCPECGKCFSRKSSLTEHQISHTQEKVFCCPDCGKCYPRKTDLVEHQKSHTEEKPYSCPECGKCFLSKAERVIHQRSHMEGEASLLP, via the exons ATGACGGCAAGAATGAAGATGGAGGAGGAtctgagtcacatgactgagaggatactaaccctcaccctggagatcatctacctgctgaccggagag AGTTTTGCTcttctgaagtcaggtgatcatatgaccatcacagtgcttcCATGTGACTCACTAAAACCTGAGAGAcccaacatggagaagattctagaagtcaccaagaagatgatggagctgctgacaggagag gttcctataaggtgtcaggatgtcactgtctatttctccatggaggagtgggagtatttagaaggacacaaggatctctacaaggacgtcatgatggacaatcagtcgcccctcacatcaccgg atggatccagtaatgggaacccaccagagagatgtccccgtcctctgtattcccgggattccacacaggaaggtcacaacTACACAAAACATGATCAG ggtgaagatctgatgaacatgaaagttgagggtgaagtagaagagacgtatgcgagggatgatcagcaatatacggaggaggctggaatgacgaggacattcaaagaggaggacactcctacagagatcagcacag gacacgccatggagaaaccctcaaaggatcgtctcactttatctccaggttgtaaaatggaagatgaggacatcacaggagattgtggaggagaaaagacaatgagctccactatggatggtggacttcacagtgtggatagaccatggaatccctctgactctgagcaacctcgtactgtgagggatggtgccggaatTCAGGGGCAGAAGAAATTTTCCTGTCCTCAATGTGGGAAAGGCTTTAACAAACAACTAAGTCTCACTgtacatcagagatcccacacgggTGAAAAGCCATatccctgccctgagtgcgggattTGTTATACACGCAAATCAGAACTTGTTATACATAAGATATCTCACAAAGGTCAGAGGCCATTTTGCTGccgtgagtgcgggaaatgtttttcacagacgtCCGATCTTACTAGACATCTGAGAAGCCACATGaaagaaaagccatattcctgtcccgagtgtggAAAAAAATTTTCACGAAAGTCCTCTCTTACCATGCACCAGTTATATCACACGGGTGCGatgccgtattcctgccctgagtgtggtaAATGCTTTCCACGACAGTTCAGTCTTAATAAACATCAGATATGTCACACGCAGGAAAAGttgttttcctgtcctgagtgcgggaaaagttatCCCCGGAAATCAGAACTTGTTgtacataaaagatctcacacaggagagaagccattttgCTGCcccgagtgcggaaaatgttttccaCAAACTTCCAGTCTTTCCAAACATCTGATATTGCATACGGGGGTGAAGGCGTATTCCTGCCCCGAGTGTGGAAAACATTTTTCACAAAAGTCCCAACTTAAGGTACACCAGATATGTCACACGCAGGAAAAGGTGTTttcctgtcccgagtgcgggaaatgttattcaCGGAAATCAGAACTTGTTCGGCATCTAAATGCGCACACGGGCGAGAaaccgtattcctgccctgagtgcgggaaatgtttttcagagaagtccaagcTTACCATTCATCTGAGGTCACACACGGGTGacaagccgttttcctgtcctgaatgtgggagATCTTTTTCACGAAAGTCTAATCTTACCAGTCACCTGAGgtcgcacacgggtgagaagccatattcctgccctgagtgtggtaAATGCTTTTCACGAAAGTCAAGTCTTACTGAACATCAGATCTCTCACACACAGGAAAAAGTCTTTTGCTGTCCTGATTGCGGGAAATGTTATCCAAGGAAAACAGATCTTGTTGAACATCAAAAATCTCACACagaggagaagccgtattcctgccctgagtgtgggaaatgtttcttaTCGAAAGCAGAACGTGttatacatcaaagatctcacatggAGGGAGAAGCCTCTTTGTTGCCCTGA
- the LOC141104796 gene encoding uncharacterized protein: MKELSEEHKHLYKNIMRKSHNTRNPPERCPRPLYSRDSTQEGHTIPHHHQSGNLGDYNIVIIEEDEEYGVMEEFSDGHKDMMEPPNKSNPPERCPRPLNSRDSTQEGHTIPHHHQGEDLMNMKVEGEVEETYVRDDQQYTEEAGMTRTFIEEDTPTEIRTGHAMEKPSKDRLTLSPGCKMEDEDITGDFGGEKPMRSIMDGGLHSVDRPWNPSDSEQPRTVRDGAGIQGEETFPCPQCGESFSSGLGLFIHQGTHREGELHSCSECGKCFLYRAQLVRHQRSHTGERPYSCPECGKCFPWKSEVARHQKSHTGEKPYPCPECEKCFIRKSDLTVHMRSHTGEKPFFCPDCGKQFAQNSHLLRHQRSHTGQKPYPCPECEKCFSRKSHLVAHQICHTGEKPFSCPECGKCYAQKLELVKHQRSHADEKPFSCHECRKCFPSKSDLVRHQRCHTGEKPHSCPECGKCFSDKTSLLRHERSHTGEKLYSCPVCGKCFSQKAHLLRHHRLHTGQKPYPCPECGKRFSQKYHLTVHQACHTGEKPFSCPECGKCYPAKSDLVRHRRSHTGERPFSCTECGKCFLSRSDLVRHQRSHTREKPFPCPECTKCFLSKSDLVRHQRCHTGEKPFCCPECGKCFSQKSYLNVHQRTHTTLEVN; encoded by the exons ATGAAGGAGCTTTCTGAAGAACACAAACATCTCTACAAGAACATTATGAGGAAGTCACATAAtaccagaaacccaccagagagatgtccccgtcctctgtattcccgggattccacacaggaaggtcacaccatccctcaccatcatcag agtggaaacctcggggattataatattgttattattgaagaggatgaggagtatggagtgatggaggagttttcagatggacacaaggatatgatggagccacctaataaaagcaacccaccagagagatgtccccgtcctctgaattcccgggattccacacaggaaggtcacaccatccctcaccatcatcag ggtgaagatctgatgaacatgaaagttgagggtgaagtagaagagacgtatgtgagggatgatcagcaatatacggaggaggctggaatgacgaggacattcatagaggaggacactcctacagagatcagaacag gacacgccatggagaaaccctcaaaggatcgtctcactttatctccaggatgtaaaatggaagatgaggacatcacaggagatttTGGAGGAGAAAAGCCAATGAGGTCAAttatggatggtggacttcacagtgtggatagaccatggaatccctctgactctgagcaacctcgtactgtgagggatggtgccgggaTTCAGGGGGAGGAGACATTTCCCTGTCCTCAATGTGGGGAAAGTTTTAGCTCTGGTTTAGGTCTTTTTATACATCAGGGAACTCACAGGGAGGGGGAACttcattcctgttctgagtgcgggaaatgttttctatATAGAGCACAATTGgtcagacatcagaggtctcacactggTGAgaggccgtattcctgccctgagtgcgggaaatgctttccATGGAAATCAGAAGTTGCCAGACATCAAAAatctcacactggagagaagccatatccctGCCCTGAGTGCGAGAAATGCTTTATTCGTAAATCAGATCTTACTGTACAtatgagatctcacacaggggagaaaccattTTTCTGTCCTGATTGCGGAAAACAGTTTGCACAGAACTCCCATCTTTTAAgacatcagagatcgcacacggGCCAGAAGCCATATCCCTGCCCTGAGTGTGAAAAATGCTTTTCACGAAAGTCCCAtcttgttgcacatcagatatgtcacacaggggagaagccattttcctgtcctgagtgcgggaaatgttatgcCCAGAAATTAGaacttgttaaacatcagagatctcacgcagacgagaagccattttcctgccacgagtgcaggaaatgtttcccATCAAAATCAGATCTCGTCAGACATCAAAGatgtcacacgggtgagaagccgcattcctgccctgagtgtgggaaatgtttttcagataagacCAGTCTTCTCAGACATGAGAGGTCACACACCGGTGAGAAGTTATATTCCTGTCCTGTGTGTGGGAAGTGTTTTTCACAGAAGGCCCATCTTTTAAGACATCACAGATTGCACACGGGCCAAAAGCCATATCCCTGCCCTGAATGTGGAAAACGTTTTTCGCAAAAGTACCATCTTACTGTGCATCAGGCctgtcacacgggggaaaagccgttttcctgtcctgagtgcgggaaatgctatCCAGCAAAGTCAGATCTTGTTAGACATCgtagatctcacacgggagagaggccgttttcctgtactgagtgtgggaaatgttttctaTCGAGATCAGATCTAGttagacatcaaagatctcacacaagGGAGAAACCGTTTCCCTGCCCTGAGTGCACAAAATGTTTTCTATCGAAATCAGATCTTGTTAGACATCAAAGAtgtcacacgggagagaagcccttttgctgccctgagtgcgggaaatgtttttcacagaagtcttatCTTAACGTACATCAGAgaacccacacaaccctcgaggtgaattag